From Plasmodium brasilianum strain Bolivian I chromosome 7, whole genome shotgun sequence, the proteins below share one genomic window:
- a CDS encoding M18 aspartyl aminopeptidase, with amino-acid sequence MDTKAREYAQEVIKFIRKSGSSFLACKNLRDKLINNGLIPISEGEKWNLQKNEGYVLSKENRNICSFFIGKNFNIENGSILISIGHIDSCALKISPNNNIVKSKINQINVECYGSGLWNTWFDRGLGLSGQVVFKKDNKLIERLIQINKSLFFLPSLAIHLQHRTRFEFTVKINYETHLKPILSTVLYDQLIKKRKGITKKSSDENELQKRQEGISTQGEGTTQDHLEQEQKENVNSSPLLYILAKELNCNEEDILDFELCLMDAQEPCFTGVYEEFIEGARFDNLVGSFCVFEAFIELVKNVRSRDVSDSGSGSGEQDKCSYDNNLYICIGYDHEEIGSLSEIGAQSYFTKNFIERIITSIFMNDISNGNTSVDEIYGNLVNRSFILNVDMAHCSHPNYPETVQTNHHLYFHEGIAIKYNTNKNYVTAPYYACLIKRTFELFANEYKQTIKYQNFMVKNDTPCGSTVGSMVASNLSMPGIDIGIPQLAMHSIREIAAVHDIYYLIKGTLAFYTYYNRVLSSCVGDT; translated from the coding sequence ATGGACACTAAAGCAAGAGAATATGCGCAGGAGGTCATAAAGTTCATTAGAAAGAGTGGAAGTAGCTTTTTGGCCTGTAAAAATTTAAgagataaattaataaataatggtTTAATACCCATAAGTGAAGGAGAAAAATggaatttacaaaaaaatgaaggtTATGTATTAAGCAAGGAGAACAGGAATATTTGTAGTTTTTTTAttggtaaaaattttaatatagaaaatggGTCCATATTAATATCAATTGGACATATCGATTCTTGtgctttaaaaatttcacctaataataatatagtaaaaagtaaaataaatcaaataaatGTTGAATGCTATGGATCAGGTTTATGGAATACATGGTTTGATAGAGGCTTAGGATTGTCCGGTCAAGtagtttttaaaaaggacaataaattaattgaacgattaatacaaataaacaaatcgTTATTCTTTTTGCCAAGTTTAGCTATACATTTACAACATAGAACAAGATTTGAATTTACTGTTAAGATAAATTATGAAACTCATTTGAAACCTATACTATCTACAGTTTTGTATGAccagttaataaaaaaaaggaaaggaaTAACAAAGAAGAGCTCGGACGAAAACGAATTACAAAAACGCCAAGAAGGGATAAGCACACAGGGGGAAGGAACAACACAAGATCATCTAGAACAAGAGCAGAAAGAAAACGTAAACTCTTCTCCCCTGTTATACATTTTAGCAAAGGAATTAAATTGTAATGAAGAAGATATATTAGATTTCGAGCTGTGCCTAATGGATGCACAGGAGCCATGTTTTACCGGAGTTTATGAAGAGTTCATAGAAGGGGCTCGGTTTGACAACCTTGTCGGCTCCTTTTGCGTGTTTGAGGCTTTTATCGAGTTGGTGAAAAATGTAAGAAGTCGTGATGTAAGTGATAGTGGCAGTGGCAGTGGTGAGCAGGACAAATGCAGCTATGATAACaacctatatatatgtatcggGTATGACCACGAGGAAATCGGTTCCCTGAGTGAAATAGGGGCTCAGTCATATTTTACCAAAAACTTTATTGAAAGAATTATAACATCGATTTTTATGAACGACATCAGCAATGGTAATACAAGTGTGGATGAAATTTATGGCAATCTAGTGAACAgatcttttatattaaatgttgATATGGCACATTGTAGTCATCCTAATTATCCAGAAACTGTACAGACTAAccatcatttatattttcatgaAGGAATCGCTATCAAATATaacacaaataaaaattacgtTACTGCACCATATTATGCAtgtttaattaaaagaacATTTGAATTGTTTGCTAATGAATATAAGCAAACAATAAAGTATCAAAATTTTATGGTTAAAAATGATACACCATGTGGTAGTACAGTAGGTTCAATGGTCGCTTCAAATTTATCTATGCCTGGTATAGACATCGGTATTCCTCAGTTAGCCATGCATTCAATAAGAGAAATAGCAGCTGTCCATGATATTTATTACTTAATAAAAGGCACTTTGGCTTTCTACACATACTACAATCGGGTACTATCATCCTGCGTAGGGGATACTTAA
- a CDS encoding peptide release factor produces the protein MELAQRNITMPCDDSNKAFLKIIKIHEKSKEMKSLCEDLDLYKELVQESKNGMEKGVQSKDTGAKKKDEEQKNKIELMNDELEEKEEDNNDDNYDDDDDDIKELKRNLWNVQGTLVQQIVEFYKSFVNDNHHLDTDEVKMEITPGVGGQEALLFSKKLFTMYENFCKKKNYEYEVKNRITDDMTKGGNKNIVVHIRGKDVYENFAQEIGIHRVQRVPINSKKIQTSTSIVLIFDEKRIKDKLQKKINFSKTDLLIETKRSGGAGGQSVNKNETCVKIVHKPTNITVEVQKTSSQIQNKSIAIELLRSKLYNFYYEQEKIIYLKDKKNQKLSGNRSEKIRTYNFIHDVVIDHVANVQYSDIHKFFKGDHLIQLINKKKKIFYQNIVDETLMYILSRAGK, from the exons ATGGAACTTGCACAGAGAAATATTACCATGCCATGTGATGATAGTAATAaagcttttttaaaaattataaaaatacatgaaaAATCAAAAGAGATGAAATCATTGTGTGAGGACCTAGATCTGTATAAAGAACTTGTCCAGGAGAGCAAAAATGGGATGGAAAAAGGTGTGCAGTCAAAAGACACAGGGGCGAAGAAGAAGGATGAGgaacagaaaaataaaatcgaACTTATGAACGACGAACTTGAGGAGAAGGAGGAGGATAATAACGATGATAACTATgacgatgatgatgatgatataAAAGAGCTCAAACGCAACCTGTGGAATGTGCAGGGTACCCTAGTGCAGCAGATTGTCGAGTTTTACAAATCCTTTGTCAATGATAACCATCACCTGGACACGGATGAAGTGAAGATGGAG ATAACCCCGGGGGTAGGGGGGCAAGAAGCCCTGCTATTCAGTAAGAAATTATTTACCATGTAcgaaaatttttgtaaaaaaaaaaattatgaatatgaGGTGAAAAACCGAATAACAGACGACATGACCAAGGGTGGTAATAAAAACATTGTTGTACATATTCGAGGAAAAGATGTGTATGAAAATTTTGCTCAAGAAATAGGTATACACAGAGTTCAACGAGTACCAATAAACAGCAAAAAGATACAAACGTCCACATCCATAGTATTAATATttgatgaaaaaagaataaaagataagctacaaaaaaaaattaatttttcaaaaacagATCTCCTTATTGAAACAAAAAGATCAGGAGGAGCAGGTGGACAAAGTGTAAATAAAAACGAAACGTGTGTTAAAATTGTTCACAAACCCACAAACATAACTGTTGAAGTACAGAAAACTAGTAGTCagatacaaaataaaagtattgCCATTGAGCTTTTGAGGAGTAaactatataatttttattatgaacaagagaaaataatttatttaaaggataaaaaaaatcaaaaattgAGTGGAAATAGAagtgaaaaaataaggaCATATAACTTTATACATGATGTTGTTATAGATCATGTAGCAAATGTTCAATATTCCgacatacataaattttttaaaggtgATCATTTAATTCagttaattaataaaaaaaagaaaattttttaccaAAATATTGTTGACGAGACCTTAATGTATATTCTCTCCCGTGCGGggaagtaa
- a CDS encoding palmitoyltransferase DHHC6 produces the protein MHYTRCSSVNAYTSATEKLVDWEKAKLSTCYPTDLHIINKNNIIFSKDIKTRSRNTFRLSNNKFYQYNTPLSYCSACDVLQLLRSKHCKVCQRCVRTFDHHCPWINNCVAENNRCFFLLFLYIEEGTIFFSLKYISNVVYNMLYYDNWYFFCWLLMLLLTLSFFFFMILSLGIYHSYLCLVSKQIESKIRTAAMNQHYFGQMPFINETTWENGSPGKIPYLKNFSKKYNSPFFLSYSKNVLVYFCYFPLPLLFLQKLRDSLLSYFMRKEIVVFGKRGEILWKSRKKLTYRSSNILFKTLETFSLFTINLSIEKKKKNHSNS, from the exons ATGCATTACACTAGATGTTCTTCTGTTAATGCATATACAAGTGCAACTGAAAAACTGGTCGACTGGGAGAAAGCAAAGTTATCAACTTGCTATCCAACGGATctacatataattaataaaaataatattattttttcaaaggaCATCAAAACAAGGAGTAGAAACACCTTCCGTTTGTCGAACAACAAATTCTATCAGTATAACACCCCCCTGTCGTATTGCTCCGCGTGTGATGTGCTGCAG CTTCTTCGAAGCAAACACTGCAAGGTTTGCCAAAGATGTGTTAGGACGTTCGACCACCACTGCCCTTGGATTAACAATTGTGTAGCTGAGAACAATAGATGCTTTTTcctcttatttttatatattgaagaaggaaccatttttttttccttgaaatatatttccaACGTCGTTTACAATATGCTCTATTATGATAATTG gTACTTCTTTTGCTGGCTCTTGATGCTTTTGCTCACCttatcctttttctttttcatgaTTCTGTCCCTAGGAATCTACCACAGCTACCTGTGTTTAGTAAGCAAACAGATAGAGAGCAAAATTAGAACAGCAGCTATGAACCAACATTACTTCGGTCAAATGCCATTT ATTAATGAAACAACATGGGAAAATGGGTCACCCGGGAAAATACCCTActtgaaaaatttttcaaaaaaatataatagtccattttttttaagttacagtaaaaatgtattagtTTACTTTTGTTACTTCCCTTTGCCTCTTTTATTCCTTCAAAAATTGCGCGATTCTCTGCTGTCATATTTTATGCGCAAAGAAATTGTAGTATTTGGAAAGCGGGGCGAAATCCTCTGGAAGAGCA GGAAGAAGCTAACTTATCGCAGCTCGAACATTCTCTTCAAAACGCTTGAG ACGTTTTCGCTATTTACCATAAACTTATccattgaaaaaaaaaaaaaaaatcacaGCAACAGCTAG